From Argopecten irradians isolate NY chromosome 2, Ai_NY, whole genome shotgun sequence, the proteins below share one genomic window:
- the LOC138315946 gene encoding uncharacterized protein, which yields MEAFGMLAVYLTCLSLGANAQFVELMRMEEIDILERPSQTELSTDIGHAVICGPPNVAASITWSPKTPNRHQNIDFAANITAPVNVSSGVLAGEVFMSRVKQKIFEFTYPFTCEGLIKKKVKITCPIKKSDNYYVPFTGDAGELPMGSFRIEGKVKNQHDEEFLCFSLNITITD from the exons ATGGAAGCGTTTGGTATGCTAGCAGTATATTTGACCTGTCTGAGTTTGGGTGCAAATGCTCAGTTTGTTGAGCTCATGCGCATGGAGGAGATAGACATACTTGAGCGTCCCAGTCAAACTGAACTGAGCACTGACATTGGACATGCAGTCATTTGTG GTCCTCCTAATGTGGCAGCATCTATCACCTGGTCGCCGAAAACCCCTAACCGTCACCAAAACATTGACTTCGCAGCCAACATCACTGCTC CCGTCAATGTGTCGTCTGGGGTTTTAGCTGGTGAGGTCTTTATGTCAAGAGTGAAGCAGAAGATCTTCGAGTTTACGTACCCCTTTACATGTGAGGGACTGATAAAGAAGAAGGTGAAGATAACTTGCCCTATCAAAAAGTCAG ACAACTATTATGTCCCATTTACTGGAGATGCTGGAGAACTTCCAATG GGTTCTTTCCGGATCGAGGGAAAGGTGAAAAACCAACATGACGAGGAATTCTTATGCTTTAGCCTGAACATCACTATCACCGACTAA